The Methanomassiliicoccales archaeon genome window below encodes:
- a CDS encoding DUF86 domain-containing protein encodes MGGISLEYDKEKIMKLVSEAENALQNLRELSSFSEEDFLKNKHYISSAKYNLLVAIEACIDIAYHLISKNRMRLPQDYADTFRVLVENGIISEHLGKRLMLMVRFRNRLVHIYWEINDKKIYHYLKDDVRGVEEFLNKIRETLRE; translated from the coding sequence ATGGGAGGGATCTCCTTGGAATATGACAAAGAAAAAATCATGAAGCTTGTTTCAGAAGCGGAGAATGCCTTACAGAACCTTCGAGAACTTTCAAGTTTCTCTGAAGAGGACTTTTTAAAGAACAAGCATTACATTTCAAGCGCCAAATATAATCTGTTAGTTGCTATCGAAGCATGTATTGATATTGCATATCACTTAATTTCTAAAAATCGTATGAGGCTTCCCCAAGATTACGCTGACACTTTCAGAGTTTTAGTAGAGAATGGTATTATAAGTGAACATTTGGGGAAACGTTTAATGCTAATGGTTAGGTTCAGGAACAGGCTTGTGCACATATATTGGGAGATCAACGACAAAAAGATTTACCATTATCTTAAGGACGATGTTCGTGGTGTTGAGGAATTTCTGAATAAAATCCGGGAGACATTACGAGAATAA